A stretch of the Acanthochromis polyacanthus isolate Apoly-LR-REF ecotype Palm Island chromosome 22, KAUST_Apoly_ChrSc, whole genome shotgun sequence genome encodes the following:
- the LOC110971729 gene encoding protein FAM186A-like isoform X16, whose protein sequence is MQSRLVEMGSWKQHPTVDRCSFVSRCSFVSRCPLVSRYSFVSRCCFVSRCPLLSRCPLVSKCCFVSRCPLVSRCPLVSRCSFVSRCLLVFRCLLVSRCPLVSRCCFFSRCPLVSRCPLVSRSCFVSRGLVLSPGVHLSPGVVLSPGVLLSPSVVLSPGVLLSPSVVLSPGVLLSPGVPLSPGVVLSLGVPVSLGVVLSLGVLLSPGVLLSPGVVLSPGILLSPGVLLSPGVVLSLGVLLFPGVLLSPSVVLSPGVLLSPSVVLSPSVVLSPVVVLSPGVVLSPGILLSPGVPLSPGVLLSPGVVLSLGVLLSPGVLLSPSVVLSPGVLLSPSVVLSPSVVLSPVVVLSPGILLSPGVPLSPGVVLSPGVLLSPGVVLSPGILLSPGVPLSPGFLLSPGLVLSPGVPLSPGVVLSPGVLLSPSVVLSPGVLLSPGVVLSPGILLSPGVPLSPGVLLSPGVVLSLGVLLSPGVLSSPSVVLSPGVVLSPGVLLSPGVVLSPGVLLSPGVVLSLGVLLSPGVLLSPSVVLSPGVLLSPSVVLSPVVVLSPGILLSPGVPLSPGVVLSPGVLLSPDVVLSPGILLSPGVPLSPGFLLSPGVVLSPGVPLSPGVPLSPGVLLSPGVVLSPGVLLSPSVVLSPGVVLSPGVVLSPGILLSPGVLLSPGVVLSLGVLLSPGVLLSPSVVLSPGVLLSPSVVLSPVVVLSPGILLSPGVPLSPGVVLSPGVLLSPDVVLSPGILLSPGVPLSPGFLLSPGVVLSPGVPLSPGVPLSPGVLLSPGVVLSPGVLLSPSVVLSPGVVLSPGVVLSPGILLSPGVPLSPGVLLSPGVVLSLGVLLSPGVLLSPSVVLSPGVLLSPSVVLSPGVVLSPGVVLSLGVLLSPGVLLSPSVVLSPGVLLSPSVVLSPVVVLSPGILLSPGVPLSPGVVLSPGVLLSPDVVLSPGILLSPGVPLSPGFLLSPGVVLSPGVPLSPGVVLSPGVVLSPGVLLSPSVVLSPGVVLSPGVVLSPGILLSPGVPLSPGVLLSPGVVLSLGVLLSPGVLLSPSVVLSPGVLLSPSVVLSPSVVLSPVVVLSAGVVLSPGILLSPGVVLSPGVLLSPGVVLSPGILLSPGVPLSPGFLLSPGLVLSPGVPLSPGVLLSPSVVLSPGVPLSPGVLLSPGLVLSLGVLLSPGVVLSLGVLLSPCVVLSPGVLLSPGVVLSPGVLLSPGVVLSLGVLLSPGVVLSLGVLLSPGVVLSPGVLLSPGVVLSPGVLLCPGVPLPPGVVLSLGVLSSPGVLLSPLLVLSPGVLLSPGVVLSPSVLLSPGVFFVSRCPLVSRCPLVSKCSFVSRCPHVSWYPLASRCCFVSRCPLVSRCPLVSRSFFVSRSCFISRCPLVSRCPLVSRCSFVSRCFFFVSRCPLVSRCPLVSRCCFVSWCPLVSRCFFVSRCPLVSRCPLVSKCSFVSRCPHVSRYPLASRCCFVSRCPLVSRCPLVSRCSFVSRCFFFVSRCFFLSLGVLLSPGVLLSPGVVLSLGVLLSPGVVLSPGVLVSPGVLVSPGVLLSPGVL, encoded by the exons atgcagagtagactggtggaaatgggcagctggaagcagcatCCAACAGTGGACAGGTGTAgttttgtctccaggtgtagttttgtctccaggtgtcctcttgtctccaggtATAGTTTTGTCTCCagatgttgttttgtctccaggtgtcctcttttgtccaggtgtcctcttgtctccaagtgttgttttgtctccaggtgtccccttgtctccaggtgtcctcttgtctccaggtgtagttttgtctccaggtgtcTTCTTGTCTTCAGGTGTCTTCTTGTTTCCAggtgtcctcttgtctccaggtgttgttttttctccaggtgtcctcttgtctccaggtgtcctcttgtctccaggtcttgttttgtctccagaggtcttgttttgtctccaggtgtccacttgtctccaggtgtagttttgtctccaggtgtcctcttgtctccaagtgttgttttgtctccaggtgtcctcttgtctccaagtgttgttttgtctccaggtgtcctcttgtctccaggtgtccccttgtctccaggtgtagttttgtctcttGGTGTCCCCGTGTCTCTAGGTGTAGTCTTGTCTCTAggtgtcctcttgtctccaggtgtcctcttgtctccaggtgtagttttgtctcctggtatcctcttgtctccaggtgtcctcttgtctccaggtgtagttttgtctcttGGTGTCCTCTTGTTTCCAggtgtcctcttgtctccaagtgttgttttgtctccaggtgtcctcttgtctccaagtgttgttttgtctccaagtgttgttttgtctccagttgttgttttgtctccaggtgtagttttgtctcctggtatcctcttgtctccaggtgtccccttgtctccag gtgtcctcttgtctccaggtgtagttttgtctcttggtgtcctcttgtctccaggtgtcctcttgtctccaagtgttgttttgtctccaggtgtcctcttgtctccaagtgttgttttgtctccaagtgttgttttgtctccagttgtagttttgtctcctggtatcctcttgtctccaggtgtccccttgtctccaggtgtagttttgtctccaggtgttctcttgtctccaggtgtagttttgtctcctggtatcctcttgtctccaggtgtcccCTTGTCTCCAGGTttcctcttgtctccaggtcttgttttgtctccaggtgtccccttgtctccaggtgtagttttgtctccaggtgtcctcttgtctccaagtgttgttttgtctccaggtgtcctcttgtctccaggtgtagttttgtctcctggtatcctcttgtctccaggtgtccccttgtctccaggtgtcctcttgtctccaggtgtagttttgtctcttggtgtcctcttgtctccaggtgtcctctCTTCTCcaagtgttgttttgtctccaggtgtagtcttgtctccaggtgtcctcttgtctccaggtgtagttttgtctccaggtgttctcttgtctccaggtgtagttttgtctcttggtgtcctcttgtctccaggtgtcctcttgtctccaagtgttgttttgtctccaggtgtcctcttgtctccaagtgttgttttgtctccagttgtagttttgtctcctggtatcctcttgtctccaggtgtccccttgtctccaggtgtagtTTTGTCTCCAGGTGTTCTCTTGTCTCCAGATGTAGTTTTGTCTCCTGGTatcctcttgtctccaggtgtcccCTTGTCTCCAGGTttcctcttgtctccaggtgtagtTTTGTCTCCTGGTGTCCccttgtctccaggtgtccccttgtctccaggtgtcctcttgtctccaggtgtagttttgtctccaggtgtcctctTATCTCcaagtgttgttttgtctccaggtgttgttttgtctccaggtgtagttttgtctcctggtatcctcttgtctccaggtgtcctcttgtctccaggtgtagttttgtctcttggtgtcctcttgtctccaggtgtcctcttgtctccaagtgttgttttgtctccaggtgtcctcttgtctccaagtgttgttttgtctccagttgtagttttgtctcctggtatcctcttgtctccaggtgtccccttgtctccaggtgtagtTTTGTCTCCAGGTGTTCTCTTGTCTCCAGATGTAGTTTTGTCTCCTGGTatcctcttgtctccaggtgtcccCTTGTCTCCAGGTttcctcttgtctccaggtgtagtTTTGTCTCCTGGTGTCCccttgtctccaggtgtccccttgtctccaggtgtcctcttgtctccaggtgtagttttgtctccaggtgtcctctTATCTCcaagtgttgttttgtctccaggtgttgttttgtctccaggtgtagttttgtctcctggtatcctcttgtctccaggtgtccccttgtctccaggtgtcctcttgtctccaggtgtagttttgtctcttggtgtcctcttgtctccaggtgtcctcttgtctccaagtgttgttttgtctccaggtgtcctcttgtctccaagtgttgttttgtctccaggtgtagttttgtctcctggtgtagttttgtctcttggtgtcctcttgtctccaggtgtcctcttgtctccaagtgttgttttgtctccaggtgtcctcttgtctccaagtgttgttttgtctccagttgtagttttgtctcctggtatcctcttgtctccaggtgtccccttgtctccaggtgtagtTTTGTCTCCAGGTGTTCTCTTGTCTCCAGATGTAGTTTTGTCTCCTGGTatcctcttgtctccaggtgtcccCTTGTCTCCAGGTttcctcttgtctccaggtgttgttttgtctccaggtgtccccttgtctccaggtgttgttttgtctccaggtgtagttttgtctccaggtgtcctctTATCTCcaagtgttgttttgtctccaggtgttgttttgtctccaggtgtagttttgtctcctggtatcctcttgtctccaggtgtccccttgtctccaggtgtcctcttgtctccaggtgtagttttgtctcttggtgtcctcttgtctccaggtgtcctcttgtctccaagtgttgttttgtctccaggtgtTCTCTTGTCTCcaagtgttgttttgtctccaagtgttgttttgtctccagttgttgttttgtctgcaggtgtagttttgtctcctggtatcctcttgtctccaggtgtagttttgtctccaggtgttctcttgtctccaggtgtagttttgtctcctggtatcctcttgtctccaggtgtcccCTTGTCTCCAGGTttcctcttgtctccaggtcttgttttgtctccaggtgtccccttgtctccaggtgtcctcttgtctccaagtgttgttttgtctccaggtgtccccttgtctccaggtgtcctcttgtctccaggtTTAGTTTTGTCTCTTGGTGTtctcttgtctccaggtgtagttttgtctctaggtgtcctcttgtctccatgtgtagtcttgtctccaggtgtcctcttgtctccaggtgtagttttgtctccaggtgtcctcttgtctccaggtgtagttttgtctctAGGTGTtctcttgtctccaggtgtagttttgtctctaggtgtcctcttgtctccaggtgtagtcttgtctccaggtgtcctcttgtctccaggtgtcgttttgtctccaggtgttctcttgtgtccaggtgtccccttgCCTCcaggtgttgttttgtctctagGTGTCCTCTCTTCTCCAGGTGTCCTGTTGTCTCcacttcttgttttgtctccaggtgtcctcttgtctccaggtgtagttttgtctccaagtgtcctcttgtctccaggtgttttttttgtctctcggtgtcctcttgtctccaggtgtcctcttgtctccaagtgtagttttgtctccaggtgtcctcATGTCTCTTGGTATCCTCTTGCCTCcaggtgttgttttgtctctaggtgtcctcttgtctccaggtgtcctcttgtctccaggtctttttttgtctccagGTCTTGTTTTATCTCCAggtgtcctcttgtctccaggtgtcctcttgtctccaggtgtagttttgtctccaggtgttttttttttgtctctaggtgtcctcttgtctccaggtgtcctcttgtctccaggtgttgttttgtctcttggtgtcctcttgtctccaggtgtttttttgtctctaggtgtcctcttgtctccaggtgtcctcttgtctccaagtgtagttttgtctccaggtgtcctcATGTCTCTAGGTATCCTCTTGCCTCcaggtgttgttttgtctctaggtgtcctcttgtctccaggtgtcctcttgtctccaggtgtagttttgtctccaggtgttttttttttgtctccaggtgtttttttttgtctctaggtgtcctcttgtctccaggtgtcctcttgtctccaggtgttgttttgtctcttggtgtcctcttgtctccaggtgtagttttgtctccaggtgtcctcgtgtctccaggtgtcctcgtgtctccaggtgtcctcttgtctccaggtgtcctctAG
- the LOC110971729 gene encoding protein FAM186A-like isoform X19, protein MQSRLVEMGSWKQHPTVDRCSFVSRCSFVSRCPLVSRYSFVSRCCFVSRCPLLSRCPLVSKCCFVSRCPLVSRCPLVSRCSFVSRCLLVFRCLLVSRCPLVSRCCFFSRCPLVSRCPLVSRSCFVSRGLVLSPGVHLSPGVVLSPGVLLSPSVVLSPGVLLSPSVVLSPGVLLSPGVPLSPGVVLSLGVPVSLGVVLSLGVLLSPGVLLSPGVVLSPGILLSPGVLLSPGVVLSLGVLLFPGVLLSPSVVLSPGVLLSPSVVLSPSVVLSPVVVLSPGVVLSPGILLSPGVPLSPGVLLSPGVVLSLGVLLSPGVLLSPSVVLSPGVLLSPSVVLSPVVVLSPGILLSPGVPLSPGVVLSPGVLLSPDVVLSPGILLSPGVPLSPGFLLSPGVVLSPGVPLSPGVPLSPGVLLSPGVVLSPGVLLSPSVVLSPGVVLSPGVVLSPGILLSPGVPLSPGVLLSPGVVLSLGVLLSPGVLLSPSVVLSPGVLLSPSVVLSPGVVLSPGVVLSLGVLLSPGVLLSPSVVLSPGVLLSPSVVLSPVVVLSPGILLSPGVPLSPGVVLSPGVLLSPDVVLSPGILLSPGVPLSPGFLLSPGVVLSPGVPLSPGVVLSPGVVLSPGVLLSPSVVLSPGVVLSPGVVLSPGILLSPGVPLSPGVLLSPGVVLSLGVLLSPGVLLSPSVVLSPGVLLSPSVVLSPSVVLSPVVVLSAGVVLSPGILLSPGVVLSPGVLLSPGVVLSPGILLSPGVPLSPGFLLSPGLVLSPGVPLSPGVLLSPSVVLSPGVPLSPGVLLSPGLVLSLGVLLSPGVVLSLGVLLSPCVVLSPGVLLSPGVVLSPGVLLSPGVVLSLGVLLSPGVVLSLGVLLSPGVVLSPGVLLSPGVVLSPGVLLCPGVPLPPGVVLSLGVLSSPGVLLSPLLVLSPGVLLSPGVVLSPSVLLSPGVFFVSRCPLVSRCPLVSKCSFVSRCPHVSWYPLASRCCFVSRCPLVSRCPLVSRSFFVSRSCFISRCPLVSRCPLVSRCSFVSRCFFFVSRCPLVSRCPLVSRCCFVSWCPLVSRCFFVSRCPLVSRCPLVSKCSFVSRCPHVSRYPLASRCCFVSRCPLVSRCPLVSRCSFVSRCFFFVSRCFFLSLGVLLSPGVLLSPGVVLSLGVLLSPGVVLSPGVLVSPGVLVSPGVLLSPGVL, encoded by the exons atgcagagtagactggtggaaatgggcagctggaagcagcatCCAACAGTGGACAGGTGTAgttttgtctccaggtgtagttttgtctccaggtgtcctcttgtctccaggtATAGTTTTGTCTCCagatgttgttttgtctccaggtgtcctcttttgtccaggtgtcctcttgtctccaagtgttgttttgtctccaggtgtccccttgtctccaggtgtcctcttgtctccaggtgtagttttgtctccaggtgtcTTCTTGTCTTCAGGTGTCTTCTTGTTTCCAggtgtcctcttgtctccaggtgttgttttttctccaggtgtcctcttgtctccaggtgtcctcttgtctccaggtcttgttttgtctccagaggtcttgttttgtctccaggtgtccacttgtctccaggtgtagttttgtctccaggtgtcctcttgtctccaagtgttgttttgtctccaggtgtcctcttgtctccaagtgttgttttgtctccaggtgtcctcttgtctccaggtgtccccttgtctccaggtgtagttttgtctcttGGTGTCCCCGTGTCTCTAGGTGTAGTCTTGTCTCTAggtgtcctcttgtctccaggtgtcctcttgtctccaggtgtagttttgtctcctggtatcctcttgtctccaggtgtcctcttgtctccaggtgtagttttgtctcttGGTGTCCTCTTGTTTCCAggtgtcctcttgtctccaagtgttgttttgtctccaggtgtcctcttgtctccaagtgttgttttgtctccaagtgttgttttgtctccagttgttgttttgtctccaggtgtagttttgtctcctggtatcctcttgtctccaggtgtccccttgtctccag gtgtcctcttgtctccaggtgtagttttgtctcttggtgtcctcttgtctccaggtgtcctcttgtctccaagtgttgttttgtctccaggtgtcctcttgtctccaagtgttgttttgtctccagttgtagttttgtctcctggtatcctcttgtctccaggtgtccccttgtctccaggtgtagtTTTGTCTCCAGGTGTTCTCTTGTCTCCAGATGTAGTTTTGTCTCCTGGTatcctcttgtctccaggtgtcccCTTGTCTCCAGGTttcctcttgtctccaggtgtagtTTTGTCTCCTGGTGTCCccttgtctccaggtgtccccttgtctccaggtgtcctcttgtctccaggtgtagttttgtctccaggtgtcctctTATCTCcaagtgttgttttgtctccaggtgttgttttgtctccaggtgtagttttgtctcctggtatcctcttgtctccaggtgtccccttgtctccaggtgtcctcttgtctccaggtgtagttttgtctcttggtgtcctcttgtctccaggtgtcctcttgtctccaagtgttgttttgtctccaggtgtcctcttgtctccaagtgttgttttgtctccaggtgtagttttgtctcctggtgtagttttgtctcttggtgtcctcttgtctccaggtgtcctcttgtctccaagtgttgttttgtctccaggtgtcctcttgtctccaagtgttgttttgtctccagttgtagttttgtctcctggtatcctcttgtctccaggtgtccccttgtctccaggtgtagtTTTGTCTCCAGGTGTTCTCTTGTCTCCAGATGTAGTTTTGTCTCCTGGTatcctcttgtctccaggtgtcccCTTGTCTCCAGGTttcctcttgtctccaggtgttgttttgtctccaggtgtccccttgtctccaggtgttgttttgtctccaggtgtagttttgtctccaggtgtcctctTATCTCcaagtgttgttttgtctccaggtgttgttttgtctccaggtgtagttttgtctcctggtatcctcttgtctccaggtgtccccttgtctccaggtgtcctcttgtctccaggtgtagttttgtctcttggtgtcctcttgtctccaggtgtcctcttgtctccaagtgttgttttgtctccaggtgtTCTCTTGTCTCcaagtgttgttttgtctccaagtgttgttttgtctccagttgttgttttgtctgcaggtgtagttttgtctcctggtatcctcttgtctccaggtgtagttttgtctccaggtgttctcttgtctccaggtgtagttttgtctcctggtatcctcttgtctccaggtgtcccCTTGTCTCCAGGTttcctcttgtctccaggtcttgttttgtctccaggtgtccccttgtctccaggtgtcctcttgtctccaagtgttgttttgtctccaggtgtccccttgtctccaggtgtcctcttgtctccaggtTTAGTTTTGTCTCTTGGTGTtctcttgtctccaggtgtagttttgtctctaggtgtcctcttgtctccatgtgtagtcttgtctccaggtgtcctcttgtctccaggtgtagttttgtctccaggtgtcctcttgtctccaggtgtagttttgtctctAGGTGTtctcttgtctccaggtgtagttttgtctctaggtgtcctcttgtctccaggtgtagtcttgtctccaggtgtcctcttgtctccaggtgtcgttttgtctccaggtgttctcttgtgtccaggtgtccccttgCCTCcaggtgttgttttgtctctagGTGTCCTCTCTTCTCCAGGTGTCCTGTTGTCTCcacttcttgttttgtctccaggtgtcctcttgtctccaggtgtagttttgtctccaagtgtcctcttgtctccaggtgttttttttgtctctcggtgtcctcttgtctccaggtgtcctcttgtctccaagtgtagttttgtctccaggtgtcctcATGTCTCTTGGTATCCTCTTGCCTCcaggtgttgttttgtctctaggtgtcctcttgtctccaggtgtcctcttgtctccaggtctttttttgtctccagGTCTTGTTTTATCTCCAggtgtcctcttgtctccaggtgtcctcttgtctccaggtgtagttttgtctccaggtgttttttttttgtctctaggtgtcctcttgtctccaggtgtcctcttgtctccaggtgttgttttgtctcttggtgtcctcttgtctccaggtgtttttttgtctctaggtgtcctcttgtctccaggtgtcctcttgtctccaagtgtagttttgtctccaggtgtcctcATGTCTCTAGGTATCCTCTTGCCTCcaggtgttgttttgtctctaggtgtcctcttgtctccaggtgtcctcttgtctccaggtgtagttttgtctccaggtgttttttttttgtctccaggtgtttttttttgtctctaggtgtcctcttgtctccaggtgtcctcttgtctccaggtgttgttttgtctcttggtgtcctcttgtctccaggtgtagttttgtctccaggtgtcctcgtgtctccaggtgtcctcgtgtctccaggtgtcctcttgtctccaggtgtcctctAG